A single window of Nocardia higoensis DNA harbors:
- a CDS encoding acyl-CoA dehydrogenase family protein, which translates to MTDFLSTGTLPEEYRDLALTVRDFAQSVVAPVAAEHDAAHTFPYEVVAGMAEMGLFGLPFPEEYGGMGGDYFALCLALEELGKVDQSVAITLEAGVSLGAMPVYRFGNEEQKQRWLPELTSGRALAGFGLTEPDAGSDAGGTRTTAVLDGDDWVINGRKQFITNSGTDITTLVTVTAVTGTTEGKKEISTILVPADTPGFVAEPAYNKVGWNASDTHPLTFTDVRVPQENLLGERGRGYANFLRILDEGRIAIAALSVGAAQGCVDESVRYAKERLAFGKPIGTYQAIAFKIARMEARAHAARAAYYDAAALMLSGKPFKKQASIAKLVASEAAMDNARDATQIFGGNGFMNEYAVARHYRDSKILEIGEGTTEVQLMLIGRELGL; encoded by the coding sequence ATGACCGACTTCCTGTCCACCGGCACCTTGCCCGAGGAATACCGCGATCTCGCGCTGACCGTCCGGGATTTCGCGCAGTCGGTGGTCGCGCCGGTCGCGGCCGAGCACGACGCCGCGCACACCTTCCCGTACGAGGTGGTGGCGGGGATGGCCGAGATGGGCCTGTTCGGCCTGCCCTTCCCGGAGGAATACGGCGGTATGGGCGGCGACTACTTCGCGCTGTGTCTCGCGCTGGAAGAGCTGGGCAAAGTCGATCAGAGCGTGGCGATCACGCTGGAAGCGGGCGTCTCCCTCGGCGCCATGCCCGTCTACCGGTTCGGCAACGAGGAACAGAAGCAGCGCTGGCTGCCCGAACTCACCAGCGGCCGCGCCCTGGCCGGCTTCGGCCTCACCGAGCCGGACGCGGGCAGCGACGCGGGCGGCACCAGGACCACCGCGGTGCTCGACGGCGACGACTGGGTGATCAACGGCCGCAAGCAGTTCATCACCAATTCCGGCACCGACATCACCACCCTGGTGACGGTGACCGCGGTGACCGGCACCACCGAGGGCAAGAAGGAGATCTCCACCATCCTGGTGCCCGCCGACACCCCCGGTTTCGTCGCCGAACCCGCGTACAACAAGGTCGGCTGGAACGCCTCGGACACCCACCCGCTCACGTTCACCGATGTGCGGGTACCGCAGGAGAACCTGCTCGGCGAGCGCGGCCGCGGCTACGCCAACTTCCTGCGCATCCTCGACGAGGGGCGGATCGCGATCGCCGCGCTGTCGGTCGGCGCCGCGCAGGGCTGCGTGGACGAGAGTGTCCGCTACGCCAAGGAGCGCCTGGCCTTCGGCAAACCGATCGGCACCTACCAGGCCATCGCCTTCAAGATCGCCCGGATGGAGGCTCGCGCGCACGCCGCCCGCGCCGCCTACTACGACGCCGCCGCGCTCATGCTGTCGGGCAAACCGTTCAAGAAGCAGGCATCCATCGCCAAGCTGGTCGCCAGCGAGGCCGCGATGGACAACGCCCGCGATGCCACCCAGATCTTCGGCGGCAACGGGTTCATGAACGAATACGCTGTCGCCAGGCACTACCGCGACAGCAAGATCCTGGAAATCGGCGAGGGGACGACAGAGGTGCAGTTGATGCTGATCGGGCGGGAGCTGGGACTATGA
- a CDS encoding acetoacetate--CoA ligase, producing the protein MQPQWTPTERDIAEARITHFARFAAEHSSYDAPDQTDYQRLWEWSVRDLPGFWRAVWEYFDLGAIAGEVLADDRMPGANWFPGTRLNYVDQVLRQARTDRPAILALAEDEPVREVSWAELIDRTAALAHTLRGLGVRPGDRVVGYLPNIPEAVVAFLATASIGAVWSACGQDYSPKAALDRLGQLEPTVLITADGYRFGGKTHDKSADIAALREGLPTLRSTVVVDRLGAVVPDTIAWTEAVAGTGDTPELATEQVGFDHPLWIVFSSGTTGLPKGIVHGHGGVVLEHLKAVALQSDIGPDDTFFWYTSPSWMMWNFQVAGLLVGSTIVCYDGSPTHPTPDGLWRLAAEVGATVLGTSPGYVLACIKAGAHPAAEHDLSPLRLVGITGSALPPSSALWLRDNVGVPVASISGGTDVVSAFLGWARTVPVWPGELSVPYLGVALDAYDESGNSVRGEVGELVVTAPMPSMPVSFWRDEDGNRYHDAYFDMFPGVWRHGDWITRTDHGSIVVHGRSDSTLNRHGIRMGSADIYQAVESLPEITEALVIGVEQPDGGYWMPLFVVLAPGAELNAELIGRLQQVIRTEVSPRHVPDEILLAPGIPHTRTGKKLEVPIKKLLQGADTTRVVERSAVDAPDLLDWYAAVRPGSN; encoded by the coding sequence ATGCAACCACAGTGGACACCGACCGAGCGCGACATCGCCGAGGCCCGGATCACCCATTTCGCCCGGTTCGCCGCCGAGCACAGCAGTTACGATGCGCCCGACCAGACCGATTACCAGCGGCTGTGGGAATGGTCGGTGCGGGATCTACCCGGATTCTGGCGCGCCGTCTGGGAGTACTTCGACCTCGGCGCGATCGCGGGTGAGGTACTGGCCGACGACCGGATGCCCGGCGCGAACTGGTTTCCCGGCACCCGGCTCAACTACGTCGATCAGGTACTGCGCCAGGCCCGCACCGACCGCCCGGCGATCCTCGCCCTCGCCGAGGATGAGCCGGTCCGCGAGGTCTCCTGGGCCGAACTGATCGACCGGACGGCGGCCTTGGCGCACACCCTGCGCGGTCTCGGCGTGCGGCCGGGCGACCGGGTCGTGGGCTACCTGCCCAACATCCCCGAGGCGGTGGTCGCTTTTCTGGCGACCGCGAGCATCGGCGCGGTGTGGAGCGCCTGCGGCCAGGACTACTCCCCCAAAGCCGCCCTCGACCGGCTGGGCCAGCTCGAGCCCACCGTCCTGATCACCGCCGACGGCTACCGCTTCGGCGGCAAGACCCACGACAAGAGCGCCGATATCGCCGCGCTGCGGGAGGGCCTGCCCACGCTGCGCTCGACCGTCGTCGTGGACCGGCTCGGCGCGGTCGTGCCGGACACGATCGCGTGGACCGAGGCCGTCGCGGGCACCGGTGATACGCCGGAGCTCGCGACCGAGCAGGTCGGTTTCGACCACCCGTTGTGGATCGTGTTCTCCTCCGGTACCACCGGCCTGCCCAAGGGCATCGTGCACGGCCATGGCGGCGTCGTCCTCGAACACCTGAAAGCCGTTGCGCTGCAATCCGATATCGGCCCCGACGACACCTTCTTCTGGTACACGAGCCCGAGCTGGATGATGTGGAACTTCCAGGTCGCCGGGTTGCTGGTCGGCTCCACCATCGTCTGCTACGACGGCAGCCCCACCCATCCCACCCCGGACGGCCTGTGGCGTCTCGCCGCCGAGGTCGGGGCCACCGTCCTGGGCACCAGCCCCGGATATGTCCTGGCCTGCATCAAGGCGGGCGCGCACCCCGCCGCCGAGCACGACCTGTCGCCGCTGCGTCTGGTCGGCATCACAGGCTCCGCCCTGCCGCCGTCCTCGGCGCTGTGGTTGCGCGACAACGTCGGCGTGCCGGTCGCCTCGATCAGCGGCGGCACCGACGTGGTCTCGGCCTTCCTCGGCTGGGCCCGCACGGTCCCGGTGTGGCCGGGCGAGTTGTCGGTGCCCTATCTCGGCGTCGCACTGGACGCCTACGACGAGTCCGGCAACTCGGTGCGCGGCGAGGTCGGCGAACTGGTGGTCACCGCTCCGATGCCGTCCATGCCGGTCTCCTTCTGGCGCGACGAGGACGGAAATCGGTACCACGACGCCTATTTCGACATGTTCCCCGGCGTCTGGCGGCACGGTGACTGGATCACCCGCACCGACCACGGCAGCATCGTCGTGCACGGTCGCTCGGATTCCACGCTCAACCGTCACGGCATCCGGATGGGCAGCGCCGACATCTACCAGGCGGTCGAGAGCCTGCCCGAGATCACCGAGGCCCTGGTGATCGGCGTGGAACAGCCCGACGGCGGCTACTGGATGCCGTTGTTCGTCGTGCTCGCCCCCGGCGCGGAACTGAACGCCGAGCTGATCGGTCGCCTCCAGCAGGTCATCCGCACCGAGGTCTCCCCGCGGCACGTCCCCGACGAGATCCTGCTCGCCCCCGGCATCCCGCACACCCGCACCGGTAAGAAACTCGAGGTACCCATCAAGAAGCTGCTGCAGGGCGCCGACACCACCCGCGTCGTCGAACGCAGCGCGGTCGACGCTCCCGATCTGCTGGACTGGTACGCCGCCGTTCGACCGGGGTCGAATTAG
- a CDS encoding carboxyl transferase domain-containing protein — MTINREGGTREGGAREGGHRAAHRALTAQLRERLATAALGGPAKARERHVARGKLLPRERVDQLLDPGSPFLELSPLAADGMYDDQCPGAGIITGIGRVSGRECVIVANDATVKGGTYYPITVKKHLRAQEVALQNNLPCVYLVDSGGAFLPRQDEVFPDREHFGRIFYNQATMSAKGIAQIAAVLGSCTAGGAYVPAMSDEAVIVRDQGTIFLGGPPLVKAATGEVVTAEELGGGALHSRTSGVTDHLAEDDRDALRIVRRIVDTLGPRPSAPWEVRETVAPALPTEELYDVVPVDPRTPYDVREVIHRLVDGNPGGGPDGGGFHEFKAEYGTTLVTGFARIHGHPVGIVANNGVLFSESAMKGAHFIELCDKREIPLLFLQNITGFMVGRDYEAGGIAKHGAKMVTAVACARVPKLTVVIGGSYGAGNYSMCGRAYSPRFLWMWPNARISVMGGEQAASVLATVRGDQLDSAGNPWSPEDEEAFKAPIREQYEHQGNPYYSTARLWDDGVIDPADTRTVLGLALSVCGQAPLEPVSYGVFRM, encoded by the coding sequence ATGACGATCAACCGCGAAGGCGGTACTCGCGAAGGCGGTGCTCGCGAAGGCGGCCACCGCGCGGCGCACCGGGCGCTCACCGCGCAGCTGCGCGAGCGATTGGCGACCGCGGCGCTCGGCGGGCCCGCCAAGGCCCGCGAGCGGCACGTGGCGCGCGGCAAGCTGCTGCCCCGCGAGCGGGTCGACCAGCTGCTCGACCCGGGCAGTCCGTTCCTGGAGCTCTCCCCGCTGGCGGCCGACGGCATGTACGACGACCAGTGCCCCGGCGCGGGCATCATCACCGGTATCGGCCGGGTATCCGGGCGCGAATGCGTGATCGTCGCCAACGACGCCACCGTCAAGGGCGGTACCTACTACCCGATCACGGTGAAGAAGCACCTGCGCGCGCAGGAGGTCGCGCTGCAGAACAACCTGCCGTGCGTCTACCTGGTCGATTCGGGCGGTGCGTTCCTGCCCCGCCAGGACGAAGTCTTCCCCGACCGCGAGCACTTCGGCCGCATCTTCTACAACCAGGCCACGATGAGCGCCAAGGGCATCGCCCAGATCGCGGCCGTGCTCGGTTCCTGCACGGCGGGCGGGGCCTACGTGCCCGCGATGAGCGACGAGGCGGTGATCGTCCGCGATCAGGGCACCATCTTCCTCGGCGGCCCGCCGCTGGTGAAGGCCGCGACCGGCGAGGTCGTCACGGCCGAGGAACTGGGCGGCGGCGCGCTGCACTCGCGCACCTCCGGAGTCACCGACCATCTCGCCGAGGACGACCGCGACGCGCTGCGCATCGTGCGCCGCATCGTCGACACCCTCGGCCCGCGCCCGAGCGCGCCATGGGAGGTCCGCGAGACCGTCGCACCCGCCCTGCCCACCGAGGAGCTCTACGACGTGGTGCCGGTCGACCCGCGCACCCCCTACGACGTGCGCGAGGTGATCCACCGGCTCGTCGACGGCAACCCCGGCGGCGGTCCCGACGGCGGCGGCTTCCACGAGTTCAAAGCCGAATACGGCACGACTCTGGTCACCGGGTTCGCGCGTATCCACGGGCATCCGGTCGGCATCGTCGCCAACAACGGCGTGCTGTTCTCCGAATCGGCCATGAAAGGCGCGCATTTCATCGAGTTGTGCGACAAGCGCGAGATCCCGCTGCTGTTCCTGCAGAACATCACCGGTTTCATGGTCGGCCGCGACTACGAGGCGGGCGGCATCGCCAAGCACGGTGCGAAGATGGTGACGGCGGTCGCGTGCGCGCGGGTGCCGAAGCTGACCGTGGTGATCGGCGGCTCCTACGGCGCGGGCAACTACTCCATGTGCGGGCGGGCGTATTCGCCGCGTTTCCTGTGGATGTGGCCCAACGCCCGGATCTCGGTCATGGGCGGCGAGCAGGCGGCCTCGGTACTGGCCACCGTGCGCGGCGACCAGCTCGACAGCGCGGGCAACCCCTGGTCGCCCGAGGACGAGGAAGCCTTCAAGGCCCCCATCCGCGAACAGTACGAACATCAGGGCAATCCCTACTACTCGACCGCACGACTGTGGGACGACGGCGTGATCGACCCGGCCGACACCAGGACCGTGCTCGGCCTGGCTCTGTCGGTGTGCGGGCAGGCACCGCTGGAACCGGTCTCCTACGGCGTCTTCCGGATGTGA
- a CDS encoding PPOX class F420-dependent oxidoreductase, with protein MTSLSDDRVREFLTHGTRTGKLAFVASDGRPVVAPIWFLVEGEEIVFTTGADTGKARALARDPRAALCVDLEAAPYAFVQVQGTVRTSEDPGELLRIATALGARYMGADRAEEFGRRNGVPGELVVRLRPAKVIAAFDVTA; from the coding sequence ATGACCTCGCTCTCGGACGATCGGGTTCGCGAATTCCTCACCCACGGCACCAGGACCGGCAAACTCGCCTTCGTCGCCTCGGACGGTCGTCCGGTGGTCGCGCCGATCTGGTTCCTGGTCGAGGGCGAGGAGATCGTCTTCACCACCGGCGCGGACACCGGCAAGGCGAGGGCTTTGGCGCGGGACCCGCGGGCGGCCCTGTGCGTGGATCTCGAGGCCGCGCCCTACGCCTTCGTACAGGTCCAGGGCACGGTGCGGACCTCGGAGGATCCCGGCGAACTCCTGCGCATCGCGACCGCGCTCGGCGCGCGGTACATGGGCGCCGACCGCGCCGAGGAATTCGGTCGCCGCAACGGTGTTCCGGGCGAACTGGTCGTGCGACTGCGCCCGGCCAAGGTGATCGCTGCCTTCGACGTGACCGCCTGA
- a CDS encoding acetyl/propionyl/methylcrotonyl-CoA carboxylase subunit alpha produces the protein MTEPTRTTAPEATRTFDTVLVANRGEIAVRVLRTLRALGIRSVAVYSDADAGARHVREADVAVRLGPAPARQSYLDIDKVVDAARRTGAQAVHPGYGFLSENAAFAAALEQAGIVFLGPPARAIEIMGDKIAAKTTVSAFGVPVVPGIARPGLTDADLIAAAADIGYPVLVKPSAGGGGKGMRRVDDPAQLPAALVGARREAASAFGDDTLFLERFVTRPRHIEVQILADTHGAVVHLGERECSLQRRHQKVIEEAPSPLLDAQTRARIGAAACDTARSVDYVGAGTVEFIVSADRPDEFFFMEMNTRLQVEHPVTEMVTGVDLVEAQVRIAAGENLGLTQGDIRLTGHAVEARVYAEDPGRGFLPTGGTVLDLHEPNGPGMRVDSGLRVGTVVGSDYDPMLSKVIVHAHDRAAALAGLDRALADTALLGVTSNIEFLRFLLADPDVRAGRLDTGLLDRRVDDFVPAVASDDDFVAAAAYHWLRREPGQPGTGASRSLWDVPSGWRAGTPAPTPIRLAVGERVEHVYLTGVPEDAVVRIGEGESRTVRAEFESAGSGPAEGVTGARGVLALTIDGIRRTYRVAEQADTLWVARSGGVTTLRALPEVSVRGDAAHVGDAEIRSPMPGSVIAVPVASGTQVAAGAPVVVVEAMKMEHTLTAPVDGVVEVLVEAGAQVRLDQPLARIVTTPEGSTAPAGDTATPSESAEREGLSA, from the coding sequence ATGACTGAACCCACCCGAACGACCGCACCCGAAGCCACCCGCACCTTCGACACCGTGCTCGTCGCCAATCGCGGCGAGATCGCGGTGCGCGTCCTGCGCACCCTGCGCGCCCTGGGCATCCGCTCGGTCGCCGTCTACAGCGATGCCGACGCAGGCGCTCGCCACGTCCGCGAGGCCGATGTCGCCGTCCGCCTCGGTCCCGCCCCGGCCCGGCAGAGCTATCTGGACATCGACAAGGTGGTCGACGCCGCGCGGCGCACCGGTGCCCAGGCCGTGCACCCCGGCTACGGATTCCTGTCCGAGAACGCCGCCTTCGCCGCCGCGCTGGAGCAGGCGGGCATCGTCTTCCTCGGCCCACCCGCCCGTGCCATCGAGATCATGGGCGACAAGATCGCCGCCAAGACCACCGTCTCGGCCTTCGGCGTGCCCGTCGTCCCCGGCATCGCCCGGCCCGGACTCACCGACGCCGACCTGATCGCGGCCGCCGCCGACATCGGCTACCCGGTGCTGGTCAAGCCGTCGGCAGGCGGCGGAGGCAAGGGCATGCGTCGCGTCGACGATCCCGCCCAGTTGCCCGCCGCCCTGGTCGGCGCGCGGCGGGAAGCCGCCTCGGCGTTCGGTGACGACACGCTGTTCCTGGAACGTTTCGTCACCCGTCCCCGCCACATCGAGGTGCAGATCCTCGCCGACACCCACGGCGCCGTCGTGCATCTGGGCGAGCGGGAATGCAGCCTGCAGCGCAGACATCAAAAGGTGATCGAAGAAGCCCCGTCGCCGCTGCTCGACGCGCAGACCCGCGCCCGGATCGGCGCCGCCGCCTGCGACACCGCCCGCAGCGTCGACTACGTCGGCGCGGGCACCGTCGAATTCATCGTCTCCGCCGACCGCCCCGACGAGTTCTTCTTCATGGAGATGAACACCCGCCTACAGGTCGAGCACCCGGTCACCGAGATGGTCACCGGCGTGGACCTGGTCGAGGCGCAGGTACGCATCGCCGCGGGCGAGAACCTCGGCCTGACACAGGGCGACATCCGCCTGACCGGCCACGCCGTGGAGGCCCGCGTCTACGCCGAGGATCCCGGCCGCGGCTTCCTGCCCACCGGCGGAACGGTGCTGGACCTGCACGAGCCGAACGGCCCCGGCATGCGGGTGGATTCGGGCCTGCGGGTGGGCACCGTGGTCGGCAGTGACTACGACCCGATGCTGTCGAAGGTCATCGTGCACGCCCACGACCGCGCCGCCGCCCTGGCCGGGCTGGACCGCGCGCTGGCGGACACCGCCCTGCTCGGCGTAACCAGCAATATCGAATTCCTGCGCTTCCTGCTCGCCGACCCGGACGTCCGGGCGGGCAGGCTCGACACCGGACTGCTGGACCGGCGGGTCGACGACTTCGTGCCCGCCGTCGCCTCCGACGACGATTTCGTGGCGGCCGCCGCTTATCACTGGCTGCGCCGCGAGCCGGGGCAGCCGGGGACCGGAGCATCGCGGTCGCTGTGGGATGTGCCCTCCGGATGGCGGGCGGGTACGCCCGCGCCGACCCCGATCCGCCTGGCCGTCGGTGAGCGCGTCGAGCACGTCTACCTGACCGGCGTGCCGGAGGACGCCGTCGTCCGGATCGGCGAGGGCGAGAGCCGCACGGTACGGGCCGAATTCGAGTCCGCCGGATCCGGCCCCGCAGAGGGCGTCACGGGTGCTCGCGGCGTGCTCGCGCTGACCATCGACGGGATCCGCCGCACCTATCGGGTCGCCGAACAGGCCGACACCCTGTGGGTTGCCCGCTCCGGTGGCGTGACGACGCTGCGCGCGCTGCCCGAGGTCAGTGTGCGCGGCGACGCCGCGCACGTGGGTGACGCCGAGATCCGCAGCCCCATGCCGGGGTCGGTGATCGCGGTGCCGGTCGCCTCCGGCACGCAAGTCGCCGCGGGAGCCCCGGTGGTGGTCGTGGAGGCCATGAAGATGGAGCACACCCTCACCGCTCCCGTGGACGGCGTCGTCGAGGTGCTCGTCGAGGCGGGCGCTCAGGTGCGCCTGGACCAACCGCTGGCCCGCATCGTCACGACGCCCGAGGGCAGCACCGCTCCGGCGGGCGATACCGCAACCCCATCCGAATCCGCAGAGCGAGAAGGACTTTCCGCATGA
- the cobM gene encoding precorrin-4 C(11)-methyltransferase, producing the protein MTVHFIGAGPGAADLLTVRAVTLLRDSPVCLYAGTYLDPEVLAHCAPGTRLIDTQHLDLDEITEHLLAAHREGKDVARLCSGDPSLYSALTEQTRRLDAHGVPWDVTPGVPAYAAAAALLGAELTVPEVVQSVVLTRTRKRSTAMPESESLGEFARTGATLVLHLAITRTRVLAEELAAHYGSDCPAAVVYRASQPGQLVLRGTLADIADQVESAGLRQAAVILVGRALTPAITCTTSHLYDPARDRRPPQRSAI; encoded by the coding sequence ATGACCGTGCACTTCATCGGGGCCGGACCGGGCGCCGCCGACCTGCTGACCGTGCGCGCGGTCACCCTGCTGCGCGACTCGCCCGTCTGTCTCTACGCGGGCACCTATCTCGATCCCGAGGTGCTGGCGCACTGCGCTCCCGGCACGCGGCTGATCGACACCCAGCACCTCGACCTGGACGAGATCACCGAGCACCTGCTCGCCGCGCATCGGGAAGGCAAGGATGTCGCCAGGCTGTGCTCGGGCGACCCTTCCCTCTATTCGGCCCTCACCGAGCAGACTCGCCGCCTCGACGCCCATGGCGTCCCGTGGGACGTCACACCCGGTGTGCCCGCCTATGCCGCGGCCGCCGCGCTGCTCGGCGCCGAGCTCACCGTTCCCGAGGTGGTCCAGTCCGTCGTGCTGACCCGCACGAGGAAACGTTCCACCGCCATGCCGGAGTCGGAGTCGCTGGGCGAGTTCGCCCGCACCGGGGCGACGCTCGTCCTGCATCTGGCGATCACCCGCACCCGCGTCCTCGCCGAGGAGCTGGCGGCGCACTACGGCTCGGACTGTCCGGCCGCTGTCGTCTACCGCGCCTCGCAGCCGGGCCAGCTCGTCCTGCGCGGCACCTTGGCCGATATCGCCGATCAGGTGGAGTCCGCCGGTCTGCGGCAGGCGGCCGTCATCCTCGTCGGCCGCGCCCTCACGCCGGCCATCACCTGCACCACCTCGCACCTCTACGATCCGGCACGCGATCGGCGCCCGCCGCAGCGGTCCGCCATCTGA
- a CDS encoding MaoC family dehydratase, whose translation MSEFAAPSELRRIVQRGLWFEEFETDVVYEHRPGRTITEADNVLFTTLTMNTQALHLDAAFSDALPPFNQRLVNSMFTLSTLVGLSVAQLTQGTIVANLGFSDIAFPKPLFHGDTMYAETVVIGKRESKSRPGEGVVTFAHTARNQHGEVVATATRKTLVRLRPDQPGTEQ comes from the coding sequence ATGAGTGAGTTCGCGGCACCTTCGGAGCTGCGTCGTATCGTCCAGCGCGGCTTGTGGTTCGAGGAGTTCGAGACCGATGTGGTCTACGAGCACCGGCCGGGCCGCACCATCACCGAAGCCGACAACGTCCTGTTCACCACGCTGACCATGAACACCCAGGCACTGCACCTCGACGCCGCGTTCAGCGACGCGTTGCCGCCGTTCAACCAGCGACTGGTGAATTCGATGTTCACGCTCTCGACGCTGGTGGGCCTGTCGGTCGCCCAGCTCACCCAGGGCACCATCGTGGCCAATCTCGGGTTCTCCGATATCGCCTTTCCCAAGCCGCTGTTCCACGGCGACACCATGTACGCCGAGACCGTGGTGATCGGCAAACGCGAATCCAAGTCGCGGCCGGGCGAGGGTGTGGTCACTTTCGCGCACACCGCGCGCAATCAGCACGGCGAGGTGGTCGCGACGGCCACCCGCAAGACGCTGGTCCGGTTGCGGCCGGACCAGCCGGGAACGGAGCAGTAG
- a CDS encoding HpcH/HpaI aldolase/citrate lyase family protein has translation MAGTGSTWKMPGPAWLFCPADRPERFAKAAAAADVVILDLEDGVAPADKAAARAALVSTPLDPERTVVRVNAAGTDEHALDLTALADTRYRRLMLPKAESAEQITDLAEFDVIALVESPRGALAVAEVARARNAIGVMWGAEDLVAGLGGTSSRHPDGTYRDVAAHVRSGTLLAAKAAGALALDSVYLNIRDLDGLRAESEDAVASGFDIKVAIHPTQVEVIRNAYAPSEEEISWAERVLAEVPHHRGVFAFEGRMVDGPVLLHAEQLLRRAGRD, from the coding sequence ATGGCTGGCACGGGTAGCACCTGGAAGATGCCGGGTCCGGCGTGGCTGTTCTGCCCCGCCGACCGTCCGGAGCGGTTCGCGAAGGCGGCAGCCGCGGCCGACGTGGTGATCCTCGATCTCGAGGACGGGGTGGCCCCCGCCGACAAGGCCGCCGCCCGTGCGGCCCTGGTGTCCACCCCGCTGGACCCCGAGCGCACCGTGGTCCGGGTGAACGCGGCGGGCACCGACGAGCACGCCCTCGACCTGACCGCCCTGGCCGACACCCGCTACCGCAGGCTCATGCTGCCCAAGGCCGAGTCGGCCGAGCAGATCACCGACCTGGCCGAGTTCGATGTCATCGCCCTGGTCGAGTCGCCGCGTGGCGCGCTCGCGGTCGCCGAGGTGGCGCGAGCTCGCAATGCCATCGGCGTCATGTGGGGCGCGGAGGACCTCGTCGCCGGACTGGGCGGCACCAGCAGCAGGCATCCCGACGGCACATACCGCGACGTCGCCGCGCACGTCCGCTCCGGCACACTGCTGGCCGCCAAGGCCGCCGGCGCGCTGGCCCTGGACTCGGTCTACCTGAACATCCGCGATCTCGACGGCCTGCGCGCCGAGTCCGAGGACGCGGTGGCCTCCGGCTTCGACATCAAGGTCGCCATCCATCCGACCCAGGTGGAGGTGATCCGAAACGCGTACGCGCCGTCGGAGGAGGAGATCTCCTGGGCCGAGCGGGTACTCGCCGAGGTGCCCCACCATCGCGGCGTGTTCGCCTTCGAGGGCCGGATGGTCGACGGCCCGGTCCTGCTGCACGCCGAACAGCTGCTGCGCCGCGCCGGCCGCGACTGA